The sequence TCTCCTATGAATTGAATTTTTGTTGAATTTAACATGGCTTTCTGATTTAATCTTGTTATCTGTAACATGTAGGCTTTAGAAGTAAACCACTTGATGAAATTCTTAGCTTAGATGAAGATATTAAACGACGGTCAGAGTTGTCACAATACGTCTACGGTCAACCCAACGGTAATTAGTGGTTCAAACACATCTCTTTAATATATGATTTTCATTTATGTAATTTCACAGCTTCAACCTTTATATCTCTTTGTTTTGCAGGCCTGAAAATGGAGTCGTGTGATGAAGCTAGCAGCTCGAGTCACCCAAGTGGTTAATAACAGGTTAGAGTTAAAACTAAATAGTCATATTGTCGTATTACATACATGTACGTATATTGGAAAGGAATATTAATCATTTTAGCGATTTTCTGGAAGTGTCCATAACGCTTTACCCTATTTTGAAAAAGTTGCAGATTTGACCCGCAAAACTTACCATTTCACACAAAAAAGAACTTACGATTTCATGATAAGTACTCTGGCCAAATTATTTATAGGCATTAAACAGGCTGCGATTTCACGACTAAAACGCAATGGGTCCCGAAATTTCTTTTCACTACGATTTCATGAATGTTATTTTAGTGATAATTTACTTAAAAAAAACTTAAAACTCGAAAAATATATTGTGTCTGAgtcgttaaatttagtggtgtcttataaacaatttaaaagaaaatataaatttgaaaaatatatgggtCCTGCGGTTAAATTTAGTTGTCCTATAcagaggaatattcaaatgaaaccaacttttaagttgagattcaagggaccaatcagagtgcgacacgtggcgcgataatcacatgtgatttaaaaaaaaataaaaaaaataaataaattaaaaaaaaaatttgaaaattttttttttttgaaaatttttttttgaatttttttttcttcaatcacatgtgaatgaatttgacatgcagtaaatcacatgtgattctgcatgtcaaaacCAATCACAtatgtttgaatttttttttttttagtaaaatgactaatttcagtaaatttgtgctaaaacctttaaacgccaagtttttgatcaaatcaccgaaattaaagtctgaaattttaaagatatgatcacgaaacgctaacaaacttgatcaaatcaccgaattaaagtcggtttccggttgaaatttttatttgaagaaaaaaaaatttgaatttttttttccaatcacatgtgattggatttgacatgcagaatcacatgtgattgtgttttacaatcacatgtgatttggtttttacaatcacatgtgattggatttgaaatgttaaatttaaaaaaaaattaaacttttttttaaaaaaaattaattttttttttcaatcacatgtgattgtcgtgcCACATGTCGCGCTATGATTGGTTCGTtagatttcaagcaaattattggattcaaggaATTACAACTcgtcctatacaatttaaaagaTATTTTTTACTAAAAACTTTTAAACTAGTGGTGCCCATGACGCTACGGGTATAATACTAGACTTCCACAGGATAAAACGTTATTATCCTgacaaaatttataaaatctacaaAAAATCTTTTTAggaaatcttaatatatatatatatatatatatatatatatatatatatatatatatatatatatatatatatatatatatatatatatatatatatatatatatatagattataacTTGTAGGATTGAAGCTTTGTAATATGATTTCTGATACGTACTTTCATGGTAGAAGAAGCAAAATACATGTTAGCATTTGTATATATACTCCTtctgtccaaaaaaaaaaaaaaactgtttcaTTTTAATTTTTGAAGGTCTTCTTTTTCAATTTTAATGCtatatatttttgtttgtgttatatgatatatgatgaaaTAATGCAAATGAAAACACTTTTAAAACTAAGTCTACTAATATAAATTGCACTCAATATTACAGAGTAATACAAACAAACATATTTAAAATCAAACTTGAGAAAAAAAGTCTTTCAAAAGTCAAATTGAGACATGGAAAGTCGAACCTGAACCCGGAGAACCGAAGATTTGAAAGAAAAAAGAGCCCACCGAAACAACCTTGAACTGACACATATAGTCGCATCCTGGCAGAGCGTTAGGTCCATGTTTATGAAAATCTGACAATTGGATAAGATATAGTCCATTTGCGCCTGTATTTAGTCATCTAATCCGTCGTCCACCAAGTTATTCTAAGAGTCCAAAGAGACGGGTTCGTCGGATATGGCATCTCGCCTGTCGGTTGAGAAATCCCGACAAAAGATTATTGATTATGTGAAAGCTACCGAATGAGTAATGGATAAGCTATAGAGGAAAACATTACTCGTGCGATGTTAAAAAGTTTTAAACTTCTCTCTCAATTGGTATTAACTGACTTACCACCCTACAAATATCGGATCGTAATAAAAACTAGAACGAAACTTAAAAAGAAATATGTCAAGTAGTTTGAAGAATTCGAAAGCGAATAATAGTTTTAGTTGATTTATTTAGTTCATTTCTCGTTTTTTAACTATGTCGCATTTTAATTATCTTGTATTCTTTAAGTTTAGTTTCATTTGACATATAATGTTcttttaatttattaaagtatttttagcttttaatatttattttattttatgtttaaataatattaataattataattataaatctaATAAAAATAATACAGATTATGTGATTGGGACAAATGATGTCATAGTTGAgaattatttattattcatttgtagtggaggaagaaaatattgatgtgaCACTGATATAGTAGTTTATCATGGTTAAAACCTATTAGACCATCGTTAACGCAGCAGCATGACCGGATTGTAAAGGCATCGCGCCACTATCACGCCTGTAACATGGGGTGATGGTGTTAAATTTCCTTGGTGTGATGAGTTGCAtcatgatattgctcaaaatatacatatttatcttcgcaatatGTCCCTACTTTCGTGACATTTCCATACAATTTGTGATTGTTAGTGAGCGGTTTGTGGTATTTGGTCATTGTGGGGCAAAAGTAATCCAAGAGATCATATTTGTGCAGAGGATTCAAGATTTGAGCCTAAGAAATGATCAAAGTAAGGTTTGGAGTGAAAATGAAGAAAAAGTGCAAAACAGCAAATGCGTCGCATCAAAATGGCCAATGCGGCAAATCTATAGTGTAAATTGAACCTTTCAGTACCAGAATCTTTGCATGTACAAAAATGCGGCGCATCTGATGGCAAATGTGGCGCATCTAATGGAAAATGCGGCACATTCACCTTTCGGCCATTAAATGCGGCGCATCTAATGGCAAATGAGGAGCATTTTCGCTGTTTCAGCCCAAATTTTCAGCCGACCTATAAAAGCATTTTTGGAGTTTTTGAGCAAGGAGAGCTGCATTTTAGGGCCGTTTTGAAACTCTAAAtgggttccaatcatgattccatTAACATGAAGGCTAATTTCAAGCTCCTAACTCTAAATTCATGAAGATTAAAATACAGTACTATAATATAATACTATTTATGAAAACAAAATTTGTTATAAAAAGTGTTCTATGAACCATAAATTACGAGATTAAGCATAGAGTGCAAGTAAACATTAATGAAGAACCCAAAACAAAGTAATATTGGACTGACATCCCATTAACGTAAAAATGCAGAGATGTGGATATAGATGCATCTTTCttaatattttttaatatgtaGGCACTACAATTTTCAACAATATGAACATGCAACTAACATGAACTGGAATGTTCTCAAGGTATCCGGTTTCATCAACTGATAAGCATCCTATATTACTTGCGAATTATCCGTCTTTCCTGCAAATAAAAAGTGTTCGATTACTGACTATTTAACACATTACATACTTAAGAATGGAAATTAAAGTGGAGGTGCCAATTTCAACCCAATTATACCAGGTCAACCCTTCAGAATTATTATATTTTTGAAGTtgtaattcattttttttttcattatacATTTGTAAGAGTTGGTTAAAGAATAGACAACGAATGTTTGTGGGTTCACCCCAACACAACTTGACCCGTTCTAAAAAGTTACCTGTACCCAACCCACCTGCCCAACTCATTTTGTCACCTCTAAGGCTCTAACAAAAAATCGTAACGGAAAATTGTTTATGCCAACAGTATGAACATACAGAGAAAAGGTTTTACTTCCTCTTTCTTCTATCGATCCCACTCCTCGGGTCATTTTTCATTAGGGGTGGGCCCGAAGGTACCCCATACTGCATTGGTGATGGTACAGGAGGTAGTGCAGACACACGTACAGAAGCAGCGGCCATGGTGGCGGTCGTTGGCGGTGGAAGCGCGTTAGATGGCGGTGCAGGCGGCGTAGGCTCAGGAAGGGGTCTTGGTAATATATGTTTCAGACGATTATTTCTGTAGTTCTTCCAAAAATAGAACTGCTGCCTGTGTGTTAGCTCCTAAAAAGATCCATAACATACAAACAAAATCATAAGAATTATAAAAGTTATAAATAGATGAGTTGTTTTGTATGATGCAACCTTATTGGCCGGATGTGCCATCGCACTGCGGAAGCTTGCATTTTGGAGAAGTTCAAGAAAGTAGAGACAATGAGGATACCTATGATTGTCCAACAATAAGCAGATATtaattaacaaaatattaaactgAATCAAGGATGACTTCGATATAAATTGTAAAAAAGAAAGATTAAATTATTAGCCTAAAACAACATATGCATGTACAACgtacataataaataatatgtatTCTGGTCGTTGCCAATATTGAAGGTACTTCAAGTAGCCAATGAAAGCTTCATCTTCAAAATAACGGTTCTGAGCTAAATCTGCATTAGCAATTTTATGTGTTATTCATGCCGATTCAACAAACTCAAAGCTTCTTAATGCAATAAAACCGATTGCTTTAGGAAAAACTAAGGCTACCTATTTAAAGCCACTTATGATAATAAAGAGACTTATGATCTTATTTTACACATTCCTTCCTTTAAATTCTTTTCTAGTAACTTAATCTATTCACTCCATATTTAGTTTGTATTTGTAGAACATTAGATATTCCGATTACAACTGTACAACTTAAAGGGTATAGAATACATATTTTAGTTATGTAATATCACATAGTTTCATTGCCAAAACACACATCCAAAAATCCCCTATTATTACTCCGTATCTCTTTATTTGTGACTAACAATTATCATAAAACAAATCAGTACCACTTCCGCTATCTGTTCAATACTCCTGAACACAGTTTCAAACGTGGAAACCACATCACTATATCACATATGTAAATTCCATTATAACTCGAACTTACAGTGGATATAAGTTGGATTCGCGAGACACTGTACAAATTCGAGTTCAAGCAAAAATCTTTGTCGCCCATCATCTGGATCTTTGTATACCTTTTTAGGACTGAAACGTTAATTAAACTATGGCCGCATTAATCATATCAAATTCATATGCCTATTTAAATCAACTTCATGGAAACAAAATATACCACATATTACAAGTAAATTAAAAACAGAAGCTTACGAGCTGTGATCATTCAAGGAGCCATTAGTTTCTTGACCTGAAACCATGCATTCACTGGCCAATGACTTAAAGATAAGTGTGACGactcagaaatttccgaccaaatttgaacttaatctttatatgatttcgacacgataagcaaagtctataatgttgagtctcgaaaattttggaactatgttcatatatccagttaacctttgactattcccaacgattcacgaacaataatgtgtaaataaatatgtaaatatatttatatatatataggggcaggatcaatgggtaagtaaccaatcggggggaagcgggggaaagcaaaaaaaaaaaaaatcgtttttttgaattttttttttccggcatcaagatcacacaaaaatatgaacatttagaagagacacttcgtgatgaatgttattatttaggcgggaaaacgatcgacaaaaataacattcaagataatattgttcgt comes from Rutidosis leptorrhynchoides isolate AG116_Rl617_1_P2 chromosome 4, CSIRO_AGI_Rlap_v1, whole genome shotgun sequence and encodes:
- the LOC139844804 gene encoding mediator of RNA polymerase II transcription subunit 31-like, producing the protein MVSGQETNGSLNDHSSPKKVYKDPDDGRQRFLLELEFVQCLANPTYIHYLAQNRYFEDEAFIGYLKYLQYWQRPEYILFIMYPHCLYFLELLQNASFRSAMAHPANKELTHRQQFYFWKNYRNNRLKHILPRPLPEPTPPAPPSNALPPPTTATMAAASVRVSALPPVPSPMQYGVPSGPPLMKNDPRSGIDRRKRKKDG